GTCGCAAATAATCACTAAAATAAGGCTGTTTTTATCACCGAACAGGAGCAGATCTGAACACTAATTTGCAGCGAACTAACTCCCAGTACAGCAGGGAACTCGGCACTGATTATCAACCAGAAAAATGCCCAAACAGAGGCTCGAAAGTTGGCTGAAAAGCCAACCAATCTCCTGGACAGCGGCTACTTCAACGGTAAGGTTGGGTCGGCACAAGCAAAAGCGAGCGACGGCGACAACTCGAACTCAAGAGTGGACATCAACGTCGGGGGATGAGCAGCGACGTCTGGGACTGTTGGTGGTGTCGTTGGGATTGAGGAATAGCGACGTCGGCTTCAGGTGGATAGGCGACGGAAAGTGAGATGGCGTATGGGAGCTCCACCGGACAAGACCACCGtccttcaagcttttcctctcaCGTGTTATCTAGAGCTTGTGaggaggaattttttttttttttttttaattttctgactGAGTCCCCCCTTCCTCGTGTTGTGAGCAAGCtccctatttatagaacaaactagGGTTTCGCGACTTTCGTTTAATTACGAAGTAGTCCCTTAACTTCaggtaatcgcaatttgatccagagacaaattattccatttcataaagtctttttctcaaataaaacattaaatgggctgttttaaactcaaattagacctcaagaccttaatgaattttttcggagtTGCCCCCTAGCTAGCCGAATTCTGCTATTTGAGCTTTGGTCCACCGCTCTTCGATTGGAATCCATTTTCCACCACCCATCcgattaaatgtaaatgcaatgtaatgcaacatgatgctaaaaataaatatgaaaaatgatttgattatttttggtaggaattaaaattaattcctcatttttatgcaaaataaatgactaaaaagatagtcaaaatttaggtgtcaacagaggAGAAGGGTCCGATCCTTTCCCCGGTAACGAATTGAATTAGTCAACATAGAGAGAAACTTATCCGTTGTCACTTTTGACTATGACTTTTCTACCGCGAAAACAAACTTGAACCCGTCTCTTAAACAAATATGACTGCGTCAAGCTCGGTCCATAAGGACGAGAAGAATGAGAAATCACCCACCTCCTCTttccccctttctctctcccttccttTACTGCCTCTTGTATAAGGTACCGCACAGCCTCTTTGCTCTTCATAGTCTTCTTCATCTTACACTTTCATCACATTTATCTCCTACATTACTCCCAGTAGACACACTTCAAGCTTTCGAGGCGGTAAAAGAACAGATGAAGCGAGCTTTGGAAATCACTTTGATATCCGGAGAGAACCTACGGCTCAACAAAAAGCCTGTGAAAAACGCGGTCGCAGTGGTCCGAGTGGAGCCCGGCCGGGAGTGCTCCACCAAACCCGCGCCGGAGAAAGGAACAAATCCCGAGTGGAACGAGAATCTCGTTGTTGACTTGCCGCAGCATGCGGGCTTCATTACCGTGGAAGTGAAGTGCAAGAGCTCGTCGGGTAGTTACAAGCTCATTGGCGGGGCGACAGTACCGGTTTCAGACTTCGCTGGGGATTTTGGCGCGCCGAAGGGTTACGTGCAATTTCTGAGTTATAGGTTGAGGGATTCTCATGGCGTGCGGACAGATGGCATCATTAACATCTCGGCAAAAATGGCCGCGCCGGCAGCGGCACCGGCACACTCGTATGAGGTTCCGCGGCCGGAGATGGGAGTGCCAGCCGGTGATCAGAGGAAGATGGTGTCGGCCGGTGGATTGGTGACTGGAGTCCCAGTTTGGTACGCTCAGCCTTGTAGATGTTGAAGCCAGAGCTGATCAAACTAAGTTGACCTTTTCTGTCAGACtgacatgactttttttttttttcgggtccaATGCTAACATGACATTGTAAACACAGTATTTGCAATGGAAAATTTCCATTGACCGATAATATGTGGGTATGGTGAACATTCTCAACTTTTGAGGCCAGCAATACCGTTTCTAAAAcgcgacattttttttttttttttaagtttcacTTGGTTCTCAGCTGTACAATCTTGAacacaaatatatattttcataagAACAACGGGGTAGGAAGATACTTTTATACTTCTAATCACGTCATCAGAAGtaagatttatttttgaatCGTTAATCAAAGCAATTGATCACGTGAGTTTCACCCGAAATCCAGATGAATCTTATCAATATTAATAACTCAAATTATATATAATCTATGAATTCATATTCATTAAAGTATGTATCCTTTTGGAGATAATTACAACACTATAAAgttaaatataaaatgaataGATTTCAAGCACATACGATAAAAAGGGCTAGGATTGCGTTTGGTTAAGTTTCGGAAGACGCAGAGTCATCTTCCCAATGGTTTTTTTAATGCAGGTGTGGATAGGGTTTGGATATTTGATTCCGATTTATATCGGGTGTGGAAGTAGGCCCTTGGGCAGTCGGCAAGACCTTAAGCGAGGGCCATTGAGCTGGCGAGACCCCAAGCAAGGCGAGGCCAAGGTTGCGCAGCATTAAGCGAGCCAGATCTGGACTTTAGCGTCGTGTGAGCCTCGTGGCGGGTCGCTGAGGCCATGTGACTCCAAGTGACAAGACGTTGGTGTCGCGCGACCCATGTTGGCATGCCGCATCCGTGCAGCCTCTTCGAGCCACCTCCGCGAAGTCCAGATTTGCGAGGTGAGGGTGAGTAGTCGCGAGGGCAAGAATGTAATATGGAAATATTGGTAGCGGtaatattagaaagaaaaaaaagttgattaacGTTGGAAGCTACCGCGAACCTAAATCCCCACTTGCCCTAATTTGGGATTTCAGCTTTGCTTCCCAAAAGTGGTTGAAATTGTTtctttcaccaaaaaaattttcctcGAGAATTTTAAAGACTAAAAATCCATTAAAAAACTTGAATCAATAGTATCATATATATTATTATGTGCGCGAATTAGAACATGATAAAGATTGTTTCTTTCTAGACAGAGTGTCGAAAATTCCATATCTCGCCATCTGCTCGTGTTTTCATCTGCATGTTACGGACATACCCTGTCTATACTATCAATGGAGCATATCACCGGTTGTATTCTCTAGTCTGTTTCCAGATCGATCCCAAAGTTTTTTGTGCTTTAGTTGATGGAGGATCaatcttttttccaattaaatatttCTCGTATTAATGACTGGTGGGTTGACTTTAAAGTCAATCGTGCTTTAGCTCCCTTTAGATATGTCCAGCCTTCCCTTTGGTGGGACAAGCAATATAGATGACAACCGATGCGCGGATTATGACAAGCGATGCACCGGTTCCTGAGACGTCACAAATAATATACGCAAAGGTGCGCATGCTTTTCAT
This sequence is a window from Rhodamnia argentea isolate NSW1041297 chromosome 3, ASM2092103v1, whole genome shotgun sequence. Protein-coding genes within it:
- the LOC115743031 gene encoding BON1-associated protein 2-like, which codes for MKRALEITLISGENLRLNKKPVKNAVAVVRVEPGRECSTKPAPEKGTNPEWNENLVVDLPQHAGFITVEVKCKSSSGSYKLIGGATVPVSDFAGDFGAPKGYVQFLSYRLRDSHGVRTDGIINISAKMAAPAAAPAHSYEVPRPEMGVPAGDQRKMVSAGGLVTGVPVWYAQPCRC